From a single Podarcis raffonei isolate rPodRaf1 chromosome 10, rPodRaf1.pri, whole genome shotgun sequence genomic region:
- the CNOT4 gene encoding CCR4-NOT transcription complex subunit 4 isoform X6 has product MSRSPDAKEDPVECPLCMEPLEIDDINFFPCTCGYQICRFCWHRIRTDENGLCPACRKPYPEDPAVYKPLSQEELQRIKNEKKQKQNERKQKISENRKHLASVRVVQKNLVFVVGLSQRLADPEVLKRPEYFGKFGKIHKVVINNSTSYAGSQGPSASAYVTYIRSEDALRAIQCVNNVVVDGRTLKASLGTTKYCSYFLKNMQCPKPDCMYLHELGDEAASFTKEEMQAGKHQEYEQKLLQELYKLNPNFLQLSSNAVDKNKNKVTSLQRYDVTIDKPSDSLSIGNCDNSQQISNSDTPSPPPGLSKSNSVIPISSSNHSARSPFEGAITESQSLFSDNFRHPNPIPSGLPPFPSSPQTSNDWPMAPEPQSLFTSETIPVSSSTDWQAAFGFGSSKQQEDDLGFDPFDITRKALADLIEKELSVQDQPSLSPTSLQNPSPHTTTAKGSGSGFLHPAAPANANSLNSTFSVLPQRFPQFQQHRAVYNSFSFPGQAARYPWMAFPRNNIMHLNHTANPPSNSNFLDLNLPPQHSTGLGGIPIAGIPASAGNSLDTLQDDNPPHWLKSLQALTEMDGPSAAPTQTPHSNPFSTQIPLHRASWNPYSPPSNPASFHSPPPGFQTAFRPPSKTPTDLLQSSALDRH; this is encoded by the exons ATGTCTCGCAGCCCAGATGCGAAGGAagaccctgtggaatgccccctTTGTATGGAGCCTCTTGAAATTGATGACATAAACTTCTTCCCTTGCACCTGTGGTTACCAGATCTGTCGCTTCTGTTGGCATCGTATTCGCACTGATGAGAATGGGCTTTGCCCTGCTTGCAGAAAG CCATATCCAGAAGATCCAGCAGTGTATAAACCACTCTCCCAAGAAGAGCTGCAAAggataaaaaatgaaaagaaacagaagcaaaatgaaagaaaacagaaGATATCAGAGAATCGTAAACATCTGGCCAGTGTACGGGTTGTACAGAAGAATCTTGTATTCGTAGTAGGGTTATCCCAACGCCTAGCAGATCCAGAG GTTTTGAAAAGGCCAGAATATTTTGGGAAATTTGGTAAAATACACAAAGTTGTAATCAACAACAGCACATCATATGCAGGCTCACAG GGTCCAAGTGCAAGTGCATATGTAACTTACATCCGGTCAGAAGATGCACTCAGAGCCATACAGTGTGTCAATAATGTGGTAGTAGATGGAAGAACACTTAAG GCGTCTTTAGGTACCACAAAATATTGCAGTTACTTTTTGAAGAATATGCAGTGTCCTAAACCAGACTGTATGTATCTACATGAATTAGGGGATGAAGCAGCCAGTTTTACAAAAGAAGAGATGCAG GCTGGTAAGCATCAAGAATATGAACAGAAGTTACTCCAGGAATTATACAAGTTAAACCCCAACTTCCTCCAGCTGTCTTCAAATGCAGTtgacaagaacaagaacaaagtgaCTTCACTACAGAGGTATGATGT cACTATCGACAAACCTTCAGATTCTCTCAGTATAGGAAACTGTGATAACTCGCAGCAG ataTCAAATAGTGACACACCTTCACCACCACCCGGCTTATCAAAATCCAATTCAGTCATCCCCATCAGTTCATCCAATCACAGTGCACGGTCTCCCTTTGAAGGGGCTATAACAGAGTCACAGTCTCTCTTCTCAGACAACTTCCGGCACCCCAACCCTATTCCAAGTGGACTCCCTCCATTTCCCAGTTCCCCACAGACTTCAAATGACTGGCCGATGGCACCAGAGCCACAGAGCCTCTTCACATCAG AAACCATCCCAGTATCCTCGTCTACAGACTGGCAAGCGGCGTTTGGATTTGGTTCTTCCAAACAGCAAGAAGATGACTTGGGGTTTGATCCCTTTGATATCACCCGCAAAGCCTTAGCAGACCTGATCGAGAAGGAACTGTCGGTCCAAGACCAACCCTCCCTCTCGCCCACGTCTCTCCAGAACCCTTCCCCACACACTACAACCGCCAAAGGGTCAGGCTCTGGATTTCTGCATCCTGCTGCGCCCGCAAATGCCAACTCTCTCAATAGCACATTTTCAGTCTTGCCACAGAGGTTCCCGCAATTTCAACAGCATCGAGCAGTTTACAACTCCTTCAGTTTTCCAGGCCAAGCCGCTCGCTATCCTTGGATGGCCTTCCCACGCAATAACATCATGCACTTGAACCACACAGCAAATCCCCCTTCAAATAGTAATTTCTTGGACTTAAACCTCCCACCACAGCACAGCACAGGTCTAGGAGGGATCCCTATAGCAG GTATCCCAGCCTCCGCTGGAAACAGTTTAGACACCCTTCAAGACGACAATCCACCACACTGGCTAAAATCTCTTCAGGCTCTCACAGAGATGGATGGCCCCAGTGCTGCCCCGACACAGACCCCCCACAGTAACCCCTTCAGCACACAGATTCCTCTGCACAGAGCCAGTTGGAATCCTTACTCCCCACCTTCAAACCCCGCCAGTTTTCACTCTCCTCCCCCAGGCTTCCAGACAGCTTTCAGACCCCCCAGTAAAACCCCCACAGATCTACTACAGAGCTCAGCGCTGGATCGTCATTAG
- the CNOT4 gene encoding CCR4-NOT transcription complex subunit 4 isoform X7, translating to MSRSPDAKEDPVECPLCMEPLEIDDINFFPCTCGYQICRFCWHRIRTDENGLCPACRKPYPEDPAVYKPLSQEELQRIKNEKKQKQNERKQKISENRKHLASVRVVQKNLVFVVGLSQRLADPEVLKRPEYFGKFGKIHKVVINNSTSYAGSQGPSASAYVTYIRSEDALRAIQCVNNVVVDGRTLKASLGTTKYCSYFLKNMQCPKPDCMYLHELGDEAASFTKEEMQAGKHQEYEQKLLQELYKLNPNFLQLSSNAVDKNKNKVTSLQSTIDKPSDSLSIGNCDNSQQISNSDTPSPPPGLSKSNSVIPISSSNHSARSPFEGAITESQSLFSDNFRHPNPIPSGLPPFPSSPQTSNDWPMAPEPQSLFTSETIPVSSSTDWQAAFGFGSSKQQEDDLGFDPFDITRKALADLIEKELSVQDQPSLSPTSLQNPSPHTTTAKGSGSGFLHPAAPANANSLNSTFSVLPQRFPQFQQHRAVYNSFSFPGQAARYPWMAFPRNNIMHLNHTANPPSNSNFLDLNLPPQHSTGLGGIPIAGIPASAGNSLDTLQDDNPPHWLKSLQALTEMDGPSAAPTQTPHSNPFSTQIPLHRASWNPYSPPSNPASFHSPPPGFQTAFRPPSKTPTDLLQSSALDRH from the exons ATGTCTCGCAGCCCAGATGCGAAGGAagaccctgtggaatgccccctTTGTATGGAGCCTCTTGAAATTGATGACATAAACTTCTTCCCTTGCACCTGTGGTTACCAGATCTGTCGCTTCTGTTGGCATCGTATTCGCACTGATGAGAATGGGCTTTGCCCTGCTTGCAGAAAG CCATATCCAGAAGATCCAGCAGTGTATAAACCACTCTCCCAAGAAGAGCTGCAAAggataaaaaatgaaaagaaacagaagcaaaatgaaagaaaacagaaGATATCAGAGAATCGTAAACATCTGGCCAGTGTACGGGTTGTACAGAAGAATCTTGTATTCGTAGTAGGGTTATCCCAACGCCTAGCAGATCCAGAG GTTTTGAAAAGGCCAGAATATTTTGGGAAATTTGGTAAAATACACAAAGTTGTAATCAACAACAGCACATCATATGCAGGCTCACAG GGTCCAAGTGCAAGTGCATATGTAACTTACATCCGGTCAGAAGATGCACTCAGAGCCATACAGTGTGTCAATAATGTGGTAGTAGATGGAAGAACACTTAAG GCGTCTTTAGGTACCACAAAATATTGCAGTTACTTTTTGAAGAATATGCAGTGTCCTAAACCAGACTGTATGTATCTACATGAATTAGGGGATGAAGCAGCCAGTTTTACAAAAGAAGAGATGCAG GCTGGTAAGCATCAAGAATATGAACAGAAGTTACTCCAGGAATTATACAAGTTAAACCCCAACTTCCTCCAGCTGTCTTCAAATGCAGTtgacaagaacaagaacaaagtgaCTTCACTACAGAG cACTATCGACAAACCTTCAGATTCTCTCAGTATAGGAAACTGTGATAACTCGCAGCAG ataTCAAATAGTGACACACCTTCACCACCACCCGGCTTATCAAAATCCAATTCAGTCATCCCCATCAGTTCATCCAATCACAGTGCACGGTCTCCCTTTGAAGGGGCTATAACAGAGTCACAGTCTCTCTTCTCAGACAACTTCCGGCACCCCAACCCTATTCCAAGTGGACTCCCTCCATTTCCCAGTTCCCCACAGACTTCAAATGACTGGCCGATGGCACCAGAGCCACAGAGCCTCTTCACATCAG AAACCATCCCAGTATCCTCGTCTACAGACTGGCAAGCGGCGTTTGGATTTGGTTCTTCCAAACAGCAAGAAGATGACTTGGGGTTTGATCCCTTTGATATCACCCGCAAAGCCTTAGCAGACCTGATCGAGAAGGAACTGTCGGTCCAAGACCAACCCTCCCTCTCGCCCACGTCTCTCCAGAACCCTTCCCCACACACTACAACCGCCAAAGGGTCAGGCTCTGGATTTCTGCATCCTGCTGCGCCCGCAAATGCCAACTCTCTCAATAGCACATTTTCAGTCTTGCCACAGAGGTTCCCGCAATTTCAACAGCATCGAGCAGTTTACAACTCCTTCAGTTTTCCAGGCCAAGCCGCTCGCTATCCTTGGATGGCCTTCCCACGCAATAACATCATGCACTTGAACCACACAGCAAATCCCCCTTCAAATAGTAATTTCTTGGACTTAAACCTCCCACCACAGCACAGCACAGGTCTAGGAGGGATCCCTATAGCAG GTATCCCAGCCTCCGCTGGAAACAGTTTAGACACCCTTCAAGACGACAATCCACCACACTGGCTAAAATCTCTTCAGGCTCTCACAGAGATGGATGGCCCCAGTGCTGCCCCGACACAGACCCCCCACAGTAACCCCTTCAGCACACAGATTCCTCTGCACAGAGCCAGTTGGAATCCTTACTCCCCACCTTCAAACCCCGCCAGTTTTCACTCTCCTCCCCCAGGCTTCCAGACAGCTTTCAGACCCCCCAGTAAAACCCCCACAGATCTACTACAGAGCTCAGCGCTGGATCGTCATTAG